From the genome of Haloarcula taiwanensis:
CTTCAATGTCCATGCTTGGAAATTAGATCGTGTGTATATTCGATTGGACCTGTAAATAAAAAGCCGTATGAGTTCTTACGGCAGGGGGATCGCTGCGGACGTCGTGAACACTCCAGCCAGTGCCAGAATGCCCAGGATGAGGGTCGTCGTGATGATCGATGCGGCTGGCGGGTCGAAGTGCGTATCCGAGTGCGCGTAGAAGATGCGCTGGTAGACCTCACCGAACAGCGCGCCTAGGATACCGAAGAATGCGCCCAGCCCGAGCGCGACTAGGACACTCGCTCCGTCCGTCATCGCCATACTAGCGACGAACGTTGCTGGGAGCGTCATGTGGTGTGTGACCGGGAATTTCTCCACGCCGAGGTTCAGGAACAGCAGACTCGCTGCTGAGATACCGAACGGGAGGAAGAGACTCCCGGTCTTCGCGAAGATGTACGCACCGAGGATGCCGGTGATGAGCCCGAGCATTGCGACGTGTGTCCACTTGTACTGGTGTGGCAGCCACGGCTCGACAGCCGGTCGCTCGGCAGCCATGGCTCCGCCATCCGTTGCGACTTCGTCACTGTTGCTCGACCGCATCTTTCCGCTCTCGAACGGCGACATATCGAGCAGGCCACTTCCGCGGGCACGGCCGATAACCGGGTAGCCAAAGACCAGACGGGCGATAACAGCGGTCAGGATGACCCCTGCCGCAGGCGGATCGATCGGAATTCCGAGTCCGCCGGACGTCTGCCTGATCGCCATCCCTAAGATACCGAATACCCCACCGACAGCAAGCACGTCCGGCCGGGTACCGAGGGCGTAGGCGATGTCCTTCGCCGGGTGGTAGTCACCGTCGTCCGGCTCGTACATTCCGTCGTATTTCGCGGCGTAAGCGGCTGCTGCCACACCACCAGCGAAGGCGACGTGTGGCCCGAACACGGGACCGAAGGCCAGCGGGCCGACGATGCCGGCTCCGTACCCACCGGCGGCACCGGCAATGACGTCAGGAGACCCGCCGATGAACGACTCTGAGACGACGTTACCGGCTTCTCCGATAAGCACCATGAAGCCGGTGAAACAGAACGCCGGGAGTGCACCGATAGATGCCCCGAACGCGCCGCCCGCGAACGCCGCGATGGCGAGGACGAGCATATCGACTGCCGTGAGTCCGAATGCGATTGCCATCTGTTATTCCTCCTGTGCCCAGTCGCGGGAACGGTCGACGGCGTCGTCCCAGCGAGCGTACATCTTGTCTGCATCCTCGGCGTCCATCTCCGGCGAGAACTCCTCGTCGACCTGCCAGTTGTCCCGGAGTTCGTCGACAGTGTCCCAGTACCCAACAGCGAGGCCGGCGGCGTATGCTGACCCGAGGGCAGTGGTCTCGTCAACCTGCGGCCGAGCGATGTCCGTCTGGATGATGTCGGACTGGAGCTGACAGAGGAAGTTGTTCTTGACGGCACCACCGTCGACTCGCAGCGTCGTCATCTCGACGCCGGAGTCTTCTTCCATCGCTTCCGCGAGGTCGCGGGTCTGGTACGCGATAGACTCTAGAGTCGCACGCACGATGTGCTCCTTTCGCGTGCCGCGAGTCATCCCGACAATGGTCCCGCGAGCGCGCCCGTCCCAGTGCGGAGCGCCGAGACCAGTGAAGGCCGGAACCATGTAGACACCGTCGGTTGAGTCAACCGAGCGGGCCAGTTCTGCGGTCTGGGCGGCGTTGTTGATGAGGTCGACGTCTTCGAGCCACTCGATGGCCGCGCCGGCGATGAAGATGGAGCCTTCCAGCGCGTACTGAACGGGTTCACCGGACATCTGGAAGCCGACGGTCGTCAGCAGGCCGTTGTCCGAGGCGACTGCTTCGGAGCCGGTGTTCATCAGATAGAACGCGCCGGTCCCGTACGTGTTCTTCGCATCACCCTTATCGAAGCACGTCTGGCCGAACAGTGCGGCCTGCTGGTCACCCAGCGCGCCCGCAACGGGGACTTCCTCTTCGAGGAAGCCGTCCGCGTCGGTGTGGCCGTACAGACTCTCGTCGGAAGACGGGCGGACTTCCGGAACCATGGACTTCGGAACGCCGAACTCTTCGAGGAGTTCGTCGTCCCACTCCATGTCGTGGATGTTGTAAAGCATCGTCCGCGATGCGTTCGAGACGTCCGTGATGTGGTTGCCGGTGAGCTTGTAGATGAGCCACGCGTCGATGGTCCCCATCAGGAGCTCGCCGTCTTCGGCCCGTTCGCGGAGGTCAGCGCCGCGCGAGCTCTGCATCTTGAGCGGTTCCGCGTTGTCGAGGATCCACTCAGTCTTTGTCGCCGAGAAGTAGGCGTCACATTCCAGCCCGGTCTTCCCCCGGATCCACTCGACCTTGTCCTCTTCCTGGATTTCCTCGACCCGGTCGGTGGTTCGGCGGTCCTGCCAGACCAGCGCGTTGTGGACCGGTTTGCCGGTCTCCTTGTCCCAGACGATCGTCGTCTCGCGCTGGTTCGTGATGCCGAGCGCCTCGAGCTGTTCGGCACCGACACCTGCGTCCGCCAGCCCTTTCGTCACGACTTCCTGCGTGTTTTCCCAGATTTCGACGGGGTCGTGCTCAACCCAGCCGGGCTCCGGATAAATCTGTTCGTGCTTCTCGTAGGCGTTCGCAACGACCTGGCCGCTGTGGTCGAATACCATGAAGCGGGTACCGGTCGTTCCCTGGTCGATCGCGCCAACGTATGTGTCTGCCATTGTTGTGTTCTCCGTGGTGGAGGTAGCTTATTTATGAAAGCTACCACCTTGCCAGTAAACAACATAGTGAACCATTATAAAGATTACTA
Proteins encoded in this window:
- a CDS encoding glycerol kinase; translation: MADTYVGAIDQGTTGTRFMVFDHSGQVVANAYEKHEQIYPEPGWVEHDPVEIWENTQEVVTKGLADAGVGAEQLEALGITNQRETTIVWDKETGKPVHNALVWQDRRTTDRVEEIQEEDKVEWIRGKTGLECDAYFSATKTEWILDNAEPLKMQSSRGADLRERAEDGELLMGTIDAWLIYKLTGNHITDVSNASRTMLYNIHDMEWDDELLEEFGVPKSMVPEVRPSSDESLYGHTDADGFLEEEVPVAGALGDQQAALFGQTCFDKGDAKNTYGTGAFYLMNTGSEAVASDNGLLTTVGFQMSGEPVQYALEGSIFIAGAAIEWLEDVDLINNAAQTAELARSVDSTDGVYMVPAFTGLGAPHWDGRARGTIVGMTRGTRKEHIVRATLESIAYQTRDLAEAMEEDSGVEMTTLRVDGGAVKNNFLCQLQSDIIQTDIARPQVDETTALGSAYAAGLAVGYWDTVDELRDNWQVDEEFSPEMDAEDADKMYARWDDAVDRSRDWAQEE